One Streptomyces hundungensis DNA segment encodes these proteins:
- a CDS encoding ABC transporter substrate-binding protein produces MRSIRMRMVGIGTAVVVAGVAGWQLLPSDQAKKDPIVVGTTDVITALDPAGAYDAGSWAIYNNVYQSLLTFRQGSTTPVPDAAKSCTFVGQKLQTYQCVMREGITFSSGRKMTAEDVKYSFDRMLKISDKLGPAPLFSMLGSVQAEGDTVTFNLKSKDATFPSKLATGAGAIVDRDQYPAGALRTENSVVGSGPYLLKEYKKDSSGRPVSASLEPNPDYKGAVTKRGLPITVRYFAEADQLSAAWQAKQVDVAHREMPPEVLAKLSPSPDLRISTSPGYDTRQLNFNLKSSSPVSKTKVREAAAALVDRAALASAVYSGTVDPLFSVIPQGFTGHSTAFFDAYPKPDPVKAKGLLKAAGEQLPVRFDLAYRKLGANGAEADQLKQQLERDGLFKVTLIAEPDWPKMQQNYAEGKYDAYTAGWLADFPDPDNFAQPLVGTGNSLHNGYSDKETDDIIRRTQEFTDRGRAADDFKSLQEKVAQDVPLIPLWQGKNYVLGNKDVSGSQYLSDGTGVWRLWELGWI; encoded by the coding sequence ATGCGGTCGATCCGTATGCGCATGGTGGGGATAGGCACGGCAGTGGTGGTCGCCGGAGTCGCCGGTTGGCAGCTGCTGCCGTCGGACCAGGCGAAGAAGGACCCGATCGTCGTCGGCACCACCGACGTGATCACCGCGCTCGACCCGGCGGGCGCCTACGACGCCGGTTCCTGGGCGATCTACAACAACGTCTACCAGTCGCTGCTGACCTTCCGTCAGGGCAGCACCACTCCGGTCCCGGACGCCGCCAAGAGCTGCACCTTCGTCGGGCAGAAGCTCCAGACGTACCAGTGTGTGATGCGCGAGGGCATCACGTTCTCCAGCGGACGCAAGATGACCGCCGAGGACGTGAAGTACTCCTTCGACCGGATGCTGAAGATCTCCGACAAGCTGGGCCCCGCCCCGCTGTTCTCCATGCTCGGCTCGGTCCAGGCCGAGGGCGACACGGTCACCTTCAACCTGAAGAGCAAGGACGCCACCTTCCCCTCCAAGCTCGCCACCGGCGCGGGCGCGATCGTCGACCGCGACCAGTACCCGGCGGGCGCGCTGCGCACCGAGAACTCGGTGGTCGGCTCGGGCCCGTATCTGCTCAAGGAGTACAAGAAGGACTCCTCGGGGCGGCCGGTCAGCGCCAGCCTGGAGCCCAACCCCGACTACAAGGGCGCGGTGACCAAGCGGGGCCTGCCCATCACGGTCCGGTACTTCGCCGAGGCCGACCAGCTCAGCGCCGCCTGGCAGGCCAAGCAGGTCGACGTGGCCCACCGCGAGATGCCGCCGGAGGTGCTCGCCAAGCTCTCGCCCAGCCCGGACCTGCGGATCTCCACCTCGCCCGGCTACGACACCCGCCAGCTCAACTTCAACCTGAAGTCGTCGAGCCCGGTCTCCAAGACCAAGGTCCGCGAGGCCGCGGCCGCCCTCGTCGACCGCGCGGCGCTCGCCTCCGCCGTCTACAGCGGCACCGTCGACCCGCTCTTCTCGGTGATCCCGCAGGGCTTCACCGGCCACAGCACCGCGTTCTTCGACGCCTACCCCAAGCCCGACCCGGTCAAGGCGAAGGGGCTTTTGAAGGCCGCGGGCGAGCAGCTCCCGGTCCGCTTCGACCTGGCCTACCGCAAGCTCGGCGCGAACGGCGCGGAGGCCGATCAGCTCAAGCAGCAGCTGGAGCGCGACGGCCTCTTCAAGGTGACCCTGATCGCCGAGCCGGACTGGCCGAAGATGCAGCAGAACTACGCCGAGGGCAAGTACGACGCGTACACCGCCGGCTGGCTCGCCGACTTCCCCGACCCGGACAACTTCGCCCAGCCGCTCGTCGGCACCGGCAACAGTCTCCACAACGGCTACTCCGACAAGGAGACCGACGACATCATCCGGCGCACCCAGGAGTTCACCGACCGCGGCCGGGCCGCCGACGACTTCAAGTCGCTCCAGGAGAAGGTCGCCCAGGACGTCCCGCTGATCCCGCTGTGGCAGGGCAAGAACTACGTCCTCGGCAACAAGGACGTCAGCGGCTCGCAGTACCTGTCGGACGGCACGGGCGTGTGGCGCCTCTGGGAGCTGGGCTGGATCTGA
- a CDS encoding SCO4848 family membrane protein, which yields MKLSRPLSWFLLAFGAWSWVIWTTFVKNLWKDGSGLAFDAAGDPTAYFWVHLLLAVTSFLLGTGVGAIGFRSLRHLRREQAATESSVTLG from the coding sequence ATGAAACTCAGCCGCCCCCTCTCCTGGTTCCTGCTCGCCTTCGGCGCGTGGAGCTGGGTCATCTGGACCACTTTCGTGAAGAACCTGTGGAAGGACGGCAGCGGGCTCGCCTTCGACGCCGCCGGGGACCCGACCGCCTACTTCTGGGTCCATCTGCTGCTCGCCGTCACCTCGTTTCTTCTGGGGACGGGCGTGGGGGCCATCGGGTTCCGTTCGCTGCGCCATCTGCGGCGTGAACAAGCGGCTACGGAGAGCTCCGTCACGCTCGGCTAA
- a CDS encoding succinate dehydrogenase hydrophobic membrane anchor subunit codes for MSAETSSAAGIGEVEGASLYDTDHPAPLIEAPRKRTRKTPKSTRTNFELYGWMFMRLSGIVLVVLVLGHLLIQLVLDGGVSKIGFAFVAGRWASPFWQVWDLTMLWLAMLHGANGLRTVINDYAQRDNTRFWLKMLLYTATVFTVLLGTLVIFTFDPNMR; via the coding sequence ATGTCTGCCGAAACCTCTTCCGCCGCCGGGATCGGGGAAGTCGAGGGCGCGAGCCTGTACGACACCGACCACCCGGCCCCGCTCATCGAGGCCCCGCGCAAGCGCACCAGGAAGACCCCCAAGTCGACCCGTACGAACTTCGAGCTGTACGGCTGGATGTTCATGCGGCTGTCCGGCATCGTGCTGGTCGTCCTGGTCCTCGGCCACCTGCTGATCCAGCTCGTCCTGGACGGCGGCGTCTCCAAGATCGGCTTCGCCTTCGTGGCGGGCCGCTGGGCGTCCCCGTTCTGGCAGGTCTGGGACCTGACCATGCTGTGGCTGGCTATGCTGCACGGCGCCAACGGCCTGCGCACCGTCATCAACGACTACGCGCAGCGGGACAACACCCGCTTCTGGCTGAAGATGCTTCTCTACACCGCCACGGTGTTCACCGTCCTGCTGGGCACGCTGGTGATCTTCACCTTCGACCCGAACATGCGCTAG
- a CDS encoding Uma2 family endonuclease, with amino-acid sequence MSAAPAERPHSAEDSDREESLLDEANLLMERNPGYRIEIIEGQIRVTPPADGAHGRGLTDLMLPFILAGLHGEQANVVQAIGIWLPTGPEDYAIPDLALVDADFEDHYVENNCYDPVAFRLVLEVTSSNYQSDLRTKVGAYARAGVPVYVIVDRKHNRVHVLTEPAENEYATHRVHAPGELITLPDSLGAKVTLDVTAILTAARAKPRKKS; translated from the coding sequence ATGTCCGCAGCACCCGCCGAGCGTCCCCACAGCGCCGAGGACTCCGACCGCGAGGAGTCTCTGCTCGACGAGGCCAACCTGCTCATGGAGCGCAACCCTGGCTATCGCATCGAGATCATCGAGGGGCAGATCCGAGTGACGCCACCAGCAGACGGTGCCCATGGGCGCGGGCTAACCGACCTCATGCTGCCCTTCATCCTCGCGGGTCTCCACGGCGAGCAGGCCAACGTGGTCCAGGCCATCGGCATCTGGCTCCCGACGGGCCCCGAGGACTACGCGATCCCTGACCTCGCCCTCGTGGACGCCGACTTCGAGGACCACTACGTCGAGAACAACTGCTACGACCCCGTCGCCTTCCGTCTGGTCCTGGAAGTGACGTCCAGCAACTACCAGAGTGATCTGCGCACCAAGGTCGGCGCCTACGCCCGGGCCGGCGTGCCGGTGTACGTGATCGTGGACCGCAAGCACAACCGCGTCCACGTCCTCACCGAACCGGCCGAGAACGAGTACGCCACCCACCGCGTCCACGCACCGGGCGAGCTCATCACCCTGCCCGACTCGCTCGGCGCCAAGGTCACCCTCGACGTGACGGCCATCCTGACGGCCGCCCGGGCGAAGCCCCGCAAGAAGAGCTGA
- a CDS encoding 2-oxo-4-hydroxy-4-carboxy-5-ureidoimidazoline decarboxylase, producing the protein MFEEPTLSSESHAGPRKRPPTLHHTPRAQGRAAIPNQVRGTSVPQGPPTPDGLDLFNRASKDAAEAALRACCASHRWALRIAAHRPYPDLEALLAAADEASYDLSAADLTEALAQEPSPGLHESAPQAAHMALGAAHALYESSFGHAFVICLDGFSPGERLDQVLSGIRLRMNNDWDEERSIAADELRRIARGRLAQLVANHPEPDISSAGHRVL; encoded by the coding sequence GTGTTCGAGGAGCCCACGCTGTCCAGCGAATCCCACGCCGGCCCCCGGAAGCGACCGCCGACACTCCATCACACTCCTCGTGCCCAGGGGCGGGCGGCCATACCGAATCAGGTCCGGGGCACATCCGTTCCGCAGGGCCCGCCGACGCCCGACGGTCTCGACCTCTTCAACCGCGCCTCGAAGGACGCGGCGGAAGCCGCCCTGCGCGCCTGCTGCGCCAGCCACCGCTGGGCGCTGCGGATCGCGGCCCACCGCCCCTATCCGGATCTGGAGGCGCTGCTCGCCGCCGCCGACGAGGCCAGCTACGACCTGAGCGCCGCCGACCTCACCGAGGCGCTGGCCCAGGAGCCGTCGCCGGGTCTGCACGAGAGCGCGCCGCAGGCGGCCCACATGGCGCTGGGCGCCGCGCACGCGCTGTACGAGAGCAGTTTCGGGCACGCCTTCGTGATCTGTCTCGACGGCTTCAGCCCGGGCGAGCGGCTCGACCAGGTGCTGAGCGGGATCCGGCTGCGGATGAACAACGACTGGGACGAGGAGCGGTCGATCGCCGCCGACGAACTGCGCCGGATCGCCCGCGGCCGACTCGCCCAACTCGTGGCGAACCACCCCGAACCAGACATTTCCAGCGCCGGGCACCGCGTTCTCTAG
- a CDS encoding TetR/AcrR family transcriptional regulator, which translates to MPAENAPEETDPGTAGARPAKGEQTRSLILETAMRLFQERGYDKTTMRAIAQEAGVSVGNAYYYFAGKEHLIQGFYDRIAAEHQAAVREVLDTETDLEARLAGVLRVWLDIASPYHEFAAQFFKNAADPDSPLSPFSKESEHARQAAISVHREVLAGTKTKVPAELVDVLPELMWLSQMGLVLYWVFDRSPDRERSYRLAGRGAKLTTRGVALARFRVLRPLVHEVHELFTDFLPGMAQAASSRRKPSGKG; encoded by the coding sequence GTGCCAGCAGAGAACGCGCCTGAAGAGACAGACCCCGGTACGGCCGGGGCCCGCCCCGCCAAAGGGGAGCAGACCCGTTCGCTCATCCTGGAGACCGCGATGCGGCTCTTCCAGGAGCGGGGGTACGACAAGACCACGATGCGGGCCATCGCGCAGGAGGCCGGGGTCTCGGTCGGGAACGCGTACTACTACTTCGCCGGCAAGGAGCACCTGATCCAGGGCTTCTACGACCGGATCGCGGCCGAGCACCAGGCGGCGGTGCGGGAGGTGCTGGACACCGAGACCGATCTGGAGGCGCGGCTCGCCGGGGTGCTGCGGGTCTGGCTCGACATCGCCTCGCCCTACCACGAGTTCGCCGCGCAGTTCTTCAAGAACGCGGCCGATCCGGACAGTCCGCTCAGCCCGTTCTCCAAGGAGTCGGAGCACGCCCGCCAAGCCGCGATCTCGGTGCACCGTGAGGTGCTGGCCGGCACGAAGACCAAGGTGCCGGCCGAACTCGTCGACGTACTGCCCGAGTTGATGTGGCTCTCCCAGATGGGGCTCGTCCTGTACTGGGTGTTCGACCGTTCGCCCGACCGCGAGCGCAGCTACCGTCTCGCGGGCCGGGGGGCCAAGCTCACCACGCGGGGGGTGGCGCTGGCCCGGTTCCGGGTGCTGCGACCGCTCGTCCACGAGGTGCACGAGCTGTTCACCGACTTCCTGCCGGGGATGGCGCAGGCCGCGTCCTCGCGCAGGAAGCCGTCCGGGAAGGGCTAG
- the sdhC gene encoding succinate dehydrogenase, cytochrome b556 subunit produces MPAGTLYRGREGMWSWVAHRVTGVLIFFFLFVHVLDTALVRVSPEAYDKVVATYKTPIVACLEYGLVAAILFHALNGLRIIAVDFWAKGPRYQKQMLWTVVGVWVVLMVGALYPVLGHAVRELFGS; encoded by the coding sequence GTGCCGGCTGGAACGCTGTACCGCGGCCGGGAAGGAATGTGGTCCTGGGTGGCTCATCGAGTCACCGGCGTCCTCATCTTCTTCTTCCTGTTCGTCCACGTCCTCGACACCGCTCTCGTGCGTGTCTCCCCCGAGGCGTACGACAAAGTCGTGGCGACCTACAAGACGCCCATCGTCGCGTGTCTGGAGTACGGCCTGGTGGCCGCCATCCTGTTCCACGCGCTCAACGGCCTGCGCATCATCGCGGTCGACTTCTGGGCCAAGGGCCCGCGCTACCAGAAGCAGATGCTCTGGACCGTCGTGGGCGTCTGGGTCGTGCTGATGGTGGGCGCGCTCTACCCGGTGCTCGGCCACGCCGTCCGTGAACTGTTCGGGAGCTGA
- the sdhA gene encoding succinate dehydrogenase flavoprotein subunit: MKIHKYDTVIVGAGGAGMRAAIESTKRSRTAVLTKLYPTRSHTGAAQGGMAAALANVEEDNWEWHTFDTIKGGDYLVDQDAAEILAKEAIDAVLDLEKMGLPFGRTPAGEIDQRRFGGHSRNHGEAPVRRACYSGDRTGHMILQTLYQNCIKEGVEFFNEFYVLDQLLVEEDGVKKSAGVVAYELATGEIHVFQSKSVIYASGGTGKFFKVTSNAHTLTGDGQAACYRRGLPLEDMEFFQFHPTGIWRMGILLTEGARGEGGILRNKDGERFMEKYAPVMKDLASRDVVSRSIYTEIREGRGCGPEGDHVYLDLTHLPPEQLDAKLPDITEFARTYLGIEPYTDPIPIQPTAHYAMGGIPTNVQGEVLSDNTTVVPGLYAAGEVACVSVHGANRLGTNSLLDINVFGKRAGIAAAEYAHTTDFTELPENPAAMVEAQVANLLSATGTERVSVIRKELQETMDANVMVFRTEQTIKTAVEKIAELRERYKNVSVQDKGKRFNTDLLEAIELGNLLDLAEVMAVSALARKESRGGHYREDYPNRDDVNFMRHTMAYREVADGGKDSIRLDYKPVVQTRYQPMERKY; the protein is encoded by the coding sequence ATGAAGATCCACAAGTACGACACCGTCATCGTCGGCGCCGGCGGCGCCGGTATGCGCGCGGCCATCGAGTCGACCAAGCGCAGCCGCACCGCCGTGCTGACCAAGCTGTACCCCACCCGCTCCCACACCGGTGCGGCGCAGGGCGGCATGGCCGCCGCGCTCGCCAACGTGGAGGAGGACAACTGGGAGTGGCACACCTTCGACACGATCAAGGGCGGCGACTACCTGGTCGACCAGGACGCCGCCGAGATCCTGGCGAAGGAGGCCATCGACGCCGTCCTCGACCTGGAGAAGATGGGCCTGCCGTTCGGCCGCACGCCCGCCGGTGAGATCGACCAGCGCCGCTTCGGCGGTCACTCCCGCAACCACGGCGAGGCTCCGGTCCGCCGTGCCTGCTACTCGGGCGACCGCACCGGCCACATGATCCTCCAGACGCTCTACCAGAACTGCATCAAGGAGGGCGTGGAGTTCTTCAACGAGTTCTACGTCCTCGATCAGCTCCTGGTGGAGGAGGACGGCGTCAAGAAGTCCGCCGGCGTCGTCGCGTACGAGCTGGCGACCGGCGAGATCCACGTCTTCCAGTCGAAGTCGGTCATCTACGCCTCCGGCGGCACCGGCAAGTTCTTCAAGGTGACGTCCAACGCGCACACCCTGACCGGTGACGGCCAGGCCGCGTGCTACCGCCGCGGGCTGCCCCTGGAGGACATGGAGTTCTTCCAGTTCCACCCGACGGGCATCTGGCGCATGGGCATCCTGCTCACGGAGGGCGCCCGCGGTGAGGGCGGCATCCTGCGCAACAAGGACGGCGAGCGCTTCATGGAGAAGTACGCGCCGGTCATGAAGGACCTCGCCTCCCGTGACGTCGTCTCGCGCTCCATCTACACGGAGATCCGCGAGGGCCGCGGCTGCGGTCCCGAGGGCGACCACGTCTACCTGGACCTGACGCACCTCCCGCCGGAGCAGCTCGACGCCAAGCTCCCGGACATCACGGAGTTCGCCCGCACCTACCTGGGCATCGAGCCGTACACGGACCCGATCCCGATCCAGCCCACCGCGCACTACGCCATGGGCGGCATCCCCACCAACGTCCAGGGTGAGGTCCTCAGCGACAACACCACGGTCGTCCCGGGTCTGTACGCGGCCGGCGAGGTGGCCTGTGTGTCGGTGCACGGCGCCAACCGCCTGGGCACCAACTCGCTCCTGGACATCAACGTGTTCGGCAAGCGCGCGGGCATCGCCGCCGCCGAGTACGCGCACACCACGGACTTCACCGAGCTGCCCGAGAACCCGGCGGCGATGGTCGAGGCCCAGGTCGCGAACCTGCTGTCGGCGACCGGCACCGAGCGCGTCTCGGTCATCCGCAAGGAGCTCCAGGAGACCATGGACGCCAACGTCATGGTCTTCCGCACCGAGCAGACGATCAAGACGGCGGTCGAGAAGATCGCCGAGCTGCGCGAGCGGTACAAGAACGTGTCCGTCCAGGACAAGGGCAAGCGGTTCAACACCGACCTCCTGGAGGCCATCGAGCTGGGCAACCTGCTCGACCTGGCCGAGGTCATGGCCGTCTCCGCCCTGGCGCGCAAGGAGTCCCGCGGCGGTCACTACCGCGAGGACTACCCCAACCGCGACGACGTCAACTTCATGCGCCACACCATGGCGTACCGCGAGGTCGCGGACGGCGGCAAGGACTCGATCCGACTCGACTACAAGCCCGTCGTCCAGACCCGCTACCAGCCGATGGAGCGTAAGTACTGA
- a CDS encoding succinate dehydrogenase iron-sulfur subunit: MATPTLSKDDKAAAPEPGFADSPYITVTFRVRRFNPEISDEATWEDFQFEIDPKERVLDGLHKIKWDIDGSLTFRRSCAHGICGSDAMRINGKNRLACKTLIKDINPSKPITIEAIKGLTVQKDLVVDMEPFFQAYRDVMPFLITKGNEPTRERLQSPEDRERFDDTTKCILCAACTSSCPVFWNDGQYFGPAAIVNAHRFIFDSRDEAGEQRLEILNDKDGVWRCRTTFNCTDACPRGIEVTKAIQEVKRALITRRF, from the coding sequence ATGGCAACCCCGACCCTCAGCAAGGACGACAAGGCCGCCGCGCCGGAGCCCGGCTTCGCCGACTCGCCCTACATCACGGTCACCTTCCGCGTCCGCCGCTTCAACCCGGAGATCTCGGACGAGGCGACGTGGGAGGACTTCCAGTTCGAGATCGACCCGAAGGAGCGCGTGCTCGACGGTCTCCACAAGATCAAGTGGGACATCGACGGGTCGCTGACCTTCCGTCGTTCGTGCGCCCACGGCATCTGCGGCTCCGACGCCATGCGCATCAACGGCAAGAACCGTCTCGCCTGCAAGACGCTGATCAAGGACATCAACCCCTCCAAGCCCATCACCATCGAGGCCATCAAGGGCCTCACGGTCCAGAAGGACCTGGTCGTGGACATGGAGCCGTTCTTCCAGGCGTACCGCGACGTGATGCCCTTCCTCATCACCAAGGGCAACGAGCCGACGCGCGAGCGTCTCCAGTCGCCCGAGGACCGCGAGCGCTTCGACGACACGACCAAGTGCATCCTGTGCGCGGCGTGCACGTCCTCGTGCCCGGTCTTCTGGAACGACGGCCAGTACTTCGGCCCGGCCGCGATCGTGAACGCGCACCGCTTCATCTTCGACAGCCGTGACGAGGCGGGCGAGCAGCGCCTGGAGATCCTCAACGACAAGGACGGCGTGTGGCGTTGCCGCACCACGTTCAACTGCACCGACGCGTGCCCCCGTGGCATCGAGGTCACCAAGGCCATCCAGGAAGTGAAGCGCGCCCTGATCACCCGCCGCTTCTGA
- a CDS encoding alpha-N-acetylglucosaminidase, with protein MRLSRRTLLSSLAGSALAVGAGPEAGHAAGPAAGAAALTARGPAARALARLLPDHRDQVTFRTVARDGGHDRFRVSGDPGEILVEGTSPAVQLTGFHQYLRQVAHAHISWAGEQTRLPRLLPGVPSPIGRTANVTHRFAFNDTNDGYTGPYHDWSYWERELDVLALHGYNEVLVYLGADTVYHRTFLHHGYRDAELRTWIPGPAHQPWWLLQNMSGFGGPVSTQLLDQRAELAVRVVDRLRELGMTPVLPGYFGTLPPGFAARNPGARVVPQGVWGGFPRPDWLDPRSDHFARVAATFYRVQAELLGATSLYKMDLLHEGGTPGDVPIGEAARAVEKALRTAHPEAIWTLLGWQHNPHREIIEAVDKSRLFVVDGLSDHYPSVTDREESWQGTPYAFGSIWNFGGHTAMGANAPDWASLYDSWRTKPDSALDGIALMPEGADNNPAAFALFSDLAWTDEAVDLEEWFEQWPVHRYGAPDEGAAEAWDILRRTAYGTTRDDSWSEAADGLFGARPDLSTTHAAFWSPPQLRYDAAEFARALPALLAVSPALRRSSAYRYDLLDVTRQTLSNESRRLLPGIRAAFEARDEEGFARLTGEWMRDLALLERVVATDRRHLLGRWIADARSWGATASERDRLAQDALSLLTVWGPRAAADGGTLHDYANREWSGLVGGLYTLRWRTCFATLTTALTTGRPPAPVDWYALEDTWVRTHPVYRTEPKGDIVKVAREVRAALGL; from the coding sequence ATGCGCCTCTCCCGTCGTACGCTCCTGAGCTCGCTCGCCGGATCGGCCCTCGCCGTCGGCGCGGGCCCCGAGGCCGGACACGCCGCCGGACCCGCCGCCGGGGCGGCGGCCCTGACCGCCCGGGGGCCCGCCGCGCGGGCACTGGCCCGGCTGCTGCCCGACCATCGCGATCAGGTCACCTTCCGCACGGTGGCGCGCGACGGTGGCCACGACCGCTTCCGCGTCTCGGGCGACCCCGGCGAGATCCTCGTCGAGGGCACCAGCCCGGCCGTCCAACTCACCGGATTCCACCAGTACTTGAGGCAGGTCGCGCACGCCCACATCTCTTGGGCCGGCGAACAGACCCGGCTGCCACGCCTGCTCCCCGGGGTGCCCTCGCCCATCGGGCGGACCGCCAACGTCACCCACCGGTTCGCCTTCAACGACACCAACGACGGCTACACCGGGCCCTACCACGACTGGTCCTACTGGGAGCGCGAGCTCGACGTCCTGGCGCTGCACGGCTACAACGAGGTCCTCGTCTACCTCGGCGCCGACACCGTCTACCACCGCACCTTCCTCCACCACGGCTACCGCGACGCCGAGTTGCGCACCTGGATCCCGGGCCCGGCGCACCAGCCCTGGTGGCTGCTCCAGAACATGTCCGGCTTCGGCGGCCCGGTCTCCACCCAACTCCTCGACCAGCGCGCCGAGTTGGCGGTCCGCGTCGTCGACCGTTTGCGGGAGCTCGGCATGACACCGGTGCTCCCCGGCTACTTCGGTACGCTGCCGCCCGGCTTCGCCGCCCGCAACCCGGGAGCGCGCGTGGTGCCGCAGGGGGTGTGGGGAGGCTTTCCCCGCCCCGATTGGCTGGACCCGCGCTCCGACCACTTCGCCCGGGTCGCGGCCACCTTCTACCGCGTACAGGCCGAACTGCTCGGCGCCACCTCCCTGTACAAGATGGATCTGCTGCACGAGGGCGGCACCCCGGGCGACGTGCCGATCGGGGAGGCCGCACGCGCCGTCGAGAAGGCGCTGCGCACCGCGCACCCGGAGGCGATCTGGACCCTGCTCGGCTGGCAGCACAACCCCCACCGGGAGATCATCGAAGCGGTCGACAAGAGCAGGCTGTTCGTCGTCGACGGCCTCTCCGACCACTACCCCTCGGTCACCGACCGCGAGGAGTCCTGGCAGGGCACGCCGTACGCCTTCGGTTCCATCTGGAACTTCGGCGGCCACACCGCGATGGGCGCCAACGCCCCCGACTGGGCGTCCCTGTACGACAGTTGGCGCACCAAGCCGGACAGCGCGCTCGACGGCATCGCGCTCATGCCGGAGGGCGCGGACAACAACCCGGCCGCCTTCGCCCTCTTCTCGGACCTTGCCTGGACCGACGAAGCCGTCGACCTGGAGGAGTGGTTCGAGCAGTGGCCGGTCCACCGCTACGGCGCCCCGGACGAAGGGGCCGCCGAGGCGTGGGACATCCTGCGCCGCACCGCCTACGGCACCACCCGGGACGACTCCTGGAGCGAGGCCGCGGACGGTCTCTTCGGTGCCCGCCCCGATCTGTCGACGACCCATGCGGCCTTCTGGTCACCGCCCCAACTGCGGTACGACGCCGCTGAGTTCGCCCGGGCGCTGCCCGCCCTCCTGGCCGTCTCCCCGGCCCTGCGCAGGAGCAGCGCGTACCGCTACGACCTGCTGGACGTCACCCGCCAGACCCTCTCCAACGAGTCCCGGCGGCTGCTCCCGGGCATCCGGGCCGCCTTCGAGGCGCGGGACGAGGAGGGGTTCGCGCGGCTCACGGGGGAGTGGATGCGCGATCTGGCCCTCCTTGAGCGGGTGGTCGCCACCGACCGGCGCCACCTCCTGGGCCGCTGGATCGCGGACGCGCGCTCCTGGGGCGCGACCGCCTCCGAGCGGGACCGCCTCGCCCAGGACGCGCTCTCGCTGCTCACGGTGTGGGGCCCGCGTGCGGCGGCCGACGGCGGCACCCTGCACGACTACGCCAACCGCGAGTGGTCGGGCCTGGTGGGCGGCCTCTACACGCTGCGCTGGCGCACCTGCTTCGCCACCCTGACGACCGCCCTGACCACGGGCCGGCCCCCGGCCCCGGTCGACTGGTACGCCCTGGAGGACACCTGGGTGCGTACGCATCCGGTGTACCGGACGGAACCCAAGGGCGACATCGTGAAGGTGGCACGGGAAGTGCGGGCGGCCCTCGGCCTGTGA